Proteins encoded by one window of Cylindrospermum stagnale PCC 7417:
- the fghA gene encoding S-formylglutathione hydrolase, producing MTNLNLISEYKSFGGQVGFYSHPSSTCNGEMCFAVYQPPQATQKPVPVLYFLSGLTCTEENFMVKAGAQRYAAEYGLMLVTPDTSPRNTGIVGEDDEWDFGTGAGFYVDATTAKWRSHYQMYSYVVQELPALINAHFPTQPDKQGIFGHSMGGHGALVCALRNPQLYKSVSAFAPITAPMRCPWGQKAFSRYLGSNQETWLAYDASELIKQVRYHSSILIDQGTADKFLTEQLLPEVFEQACATVNQLLNLRYQAGYDHSYYFISSFIEDHIRHHAVTLGIQSEFHREI from the coding sequence ATGACTAATCTTAACCTCATCTCAGAATATAAATCCTTTGGTGGCCAAGTTGGCTTTTACTCTCATCCCTCCTCAACCTGCAACGGTGAAATGTGCTTTGCTGTTTATCAACCACCGCAAGCAACACAAAAACCTGTGCCGGTTCTTTATTTCCTCTCCGGGTTAACTTGTACAGAAGAGAATTTTATGGTCAAAGCGGGGGCGCAACGCTACGCGGCAGAGTATGGTTTAATGTTGGTTACACCGGATACTAGCCCCCGGAATACAGGTATTGTAGGTGAGGATGACGAGTGGGATTTCGGTACGGGTGCGGGCTTTTATGTTGATGCTACAACGGCAAAATGGCGATCGCATTATCAAATGTATAGCTATGTCGTCCAAGAATTACCCGCCTTAATCAACGCACATTTCCCCACTCAACCTGATAAACAAGGCATTTTTGGTCATTCAATGGGAGGACATGGGGCGTTAGTCTGTGCATTGAGAAACCCGCAGCTATATAAATCAGTTTCCGCCTTTGCACCTATCACTGCACCCATGCGCTGTCCTTGGGGGCAAAAAGCCTTCAGCCGTTATCTAGGAAGCAATCAAGAAACTTGGCTGGCTTATGATGCTAGTGAATTAATCAAGCAAGTGAGATATCATAGTTCCATTCTCATTGATCAAGGAACTGCCGATAAATTTCTAACTGAGCAATTATTACCAGAGGTGTTTGAGCAAGCTTGTGCAACAGTTAATCAGCTTCTCAACTTGCGTTACCAAGCGGGCTACGACCACAGTTATTATTTTATCTCTAGTTTTATTGAAGACCATATCCGCCATCATGCCGTTACTTTAGGCATTCAGTCAGAATTTCACCGCGAGATATGA
- a CDS encoding Tab2/Atab2 family RNA-binding protein: protein MTIWQADFYKRPQKDATEQVLWELSICDQTRSFEFAATCPQSQANSTWVATQLQLAANKKLPDVIQVFRPQSLNLIAAAGRTLGINVEPNRRTLALKQWLQQKQFPLAVEKPPPAPLPENLWGEEWRFAKLPAGDIADIFTERPIPILQVPEFLKPINLGLASTVSVPGVIIYGGRQSMRLARWLQEADPVALNYMSGAPDGLILEAGLQDRWIVATFDDSEVTDAAKVYEQRKQQSRGLHFLLVQPDDSGMTYTGFWLLQAVD, encoded by the coding sequence ATGACAATTTGGCAAGCTGATTTTTACAAGCGTCCGCAAAAGGATGCCACAGAACAAGTATTATGGGAGTTGTCGATTTGTGATCAGACTCGCAGCTTTGAATTTGCAGCTACCTGTCCCCAATCACAAGCAAATTCGACTTGGGTTGCTACACAACTTCAGCTAGCAGCTAATAAAAAATTGCCAGATGTAATTCAGGTGTTTCGTCCCCAGTCTTTGAATTTAATTGCCGCCGCTGGACGCACTTTAGGTATTAATGTCGAACCTAACCGCCGGACTTTGGCATTAAAACAGTGGTTGCAACAAAAGCAATTTCCCTTAGCTGTGGAAAAACCACCCCCAGCACCATTACCAGAAAATCTTTGGGGGGAAGAGTGGCGCTTTGCTAAACTCCCAGCAGGTGATATTGCAGATATTTTCACAGAACGCCCGATTCCCATTTTACAAGTACCAGAATTTCTTAAACCGATTAATCTCGGTTTGGCGTCAACGGTTTCCGTTCCTGGTGTGATAATTTATGGGGGACGGCAATCGATGCGTTTAGCGCGTTGGTTACAGGAAGCTGATCCTGTGGCGTTAAATTATATGTCTGGTGCGCCTGATGGCTTAATTTTAGAAGCGGGTTTGCAAGATAGGTGGATTGTGGCGACGTTTGACGATTCAGAAGTGACAGATGCCGCTAAGGTTTATGAACAGCGGAAACAGCAAAGTCGGGGATTGCATTTTTTGTTGGTGCAGCCTGATGATTCGGGGATGACTTACACCGGTTTTTGGCTGTTGCAGGCGGTAGATTGA
- a CDS encoding type II toxin-antitoxin system PemK/MazF family toxin has protein sequence MPGSNLTYRRGEIRWVNLDPTVGAEAYKTRSCLIVQNDIMNQYGLLTIVMPFRPGSKQAPYVVNVKATSINGLDQDRFIDVGQIRSVDNSRILGLTGLLEEEYWEPIHTALNIVLGFVV, from the coding sequence ATGCCAGGGAGTAATTTAACTTACCGACGGGGAGAAATCCGTTGGGTTAACCTTGATCCAACAGTGGGGGCTGAAGCTTACAAAACCCGTAGTTGTTTGATTGTGCAAAATGACATTATGAATCAGTACGGATTGCTGACAATTGTCATGCCATTTCGACCGGGAAGCAAACAAGCCCCCTATGTTGTGAATGTGAAAGCAACATCAATTAATGGATTAGACCAAGATCGTTTTATTGATGTTGGTCAAATTCGTTCTGTTGATAATAGTCGTATTTTAGGTTTAACAGGTCTTCTTGAGGAAGAATACTGGGAACCCATTCACACAGCTTTAAATATAGTTTTGGGGTTTGTGGTTTAA
- a CDS encoding DNA cytosine methyltransferase, giving the protein MPKIRFVDFSSGLGGIRLAIEQAANSLNIETECVLSSEINPDAQLFSKNNFAHKPLGDIRLIDKLSEPEILLAGFPCQSFSHAGKKSGFGDTRDPIFPLNSLLFP; this is encoded by the coding sequence ATGCCTAAAATTCGGTTTGTTGATTTTTCTTCCGGACTTGGGGGAATTAGATTAGCCATTGAACAGGCGGCTAATTCCCTAAATATAGAGACTGAATGTGTTTTAAGTAGCGAAATAAATCCAGACGCTCAATTATTTTCTAAAAATAACTTTGCTCACAAGCCTTTAGGCGATATTCGACTAATAGATAAACTATCAGAACCTGAAATTTTATTAGCTGGGTTTCCTTGTCAGTCTTTCTCTCATGCTGGTAAAAAATCAGGTTTCGGAGATACGCGAGACCCAATATTTCCTCTAAATTCGCTTCTATTTCCTTAA
- a CDS encoding DUF2470 domain-containing protein gives MSDIFSAEISSRICKHMNEDHADAIILYSQAFGGVTNATAAQMLSIDAEGMNLTAQVNEESIPVRIQFDHVLADAEDAHQTLIAMVKQGRVKAK, from the coding sequence ATGTCTGATATATTTTCTGCTGAAATTAGCTCACGCATCTGCAAGCATATGAATGAAGATCACGCTGATGCCATAATTCTTTATAGCCAGGCTTTTGGTGGTGTAACAAATGCCACAGCAGCACAGATGCTGTCAATTGATGCTGAGGGGATGAATTTAACAGCACAAGTGAATGAAGAATCGATACCAGTCCGCATTCAGTTTGATCATGTTTTAGCAGATGCAGAAGATGCTCATCAAACCCTAATTGCTATGGTGAAGCAAGGGCGAGTGAAGGCAAAGTAG
- a CDS encoding metallophosphoesterase family protein gives MSENSYRRIVIGDVHGHYKGLMALLEAIAPTSDDQVYFLGDLIDRGPQSSQVVEFVKESNYSCLLGNHEQMLLSILTNTENFSSIMQAWLYSGGQATLASYQAATIPQEHLDWFKTLPTYLDLGDIWLAHAGVDPAKPVSEQTTDQLCWIRDEFHSIEQPYFADKLIIVGHTITFTLPGVTAGKLAQGQGWLDIDTGAYHPRSGWLTGFDATNNLVYQANVFSDRIRTLPKDEAVIDIDPTQVKINRRHKQRA, from the coding sequence ATGAGCGAAAATAGTTACCGTAGAATTGTCATTGGGGATGTACATGGTCACTACAAAGGTTTAATGGCATTGTTGGAGGCGATCGCCCCGACATCAGACGATCAAGTCTATTTTCTAGGAGACTTAATAGATCGCGGACCTCAAAGTTCACAGGTAGTAGAGTTTGTAAAGGAAAGTAACTACTCTTGTTTGCTAGGCAATCATGAGCAGATGTTATTAAGCATTTTGACGAATACAGAGAACTTTTCTTCAATTATGCAAGCATGGCTGTACAGTGGCGGGCAAGCAACCTTGGCGAGTTACCAAGCAGCCACGATTCCCCAAGAACATCTCGATTGGTTTAAGACTTTGCCCACATATCTGGACTTGGGGGATATTTGGTTAGCTCATGCAGGTGTTGATCCTGCTAAACCTGTGTCAGAACAAACCACCGATCAACTCTGCTGGATCCGCGATGAATTTCACAGCATTGAACAACCCTACTTCGCAGATAAGCTGATTATCGTTGGTCATACCATTACCTTTACCCTACCTGGTGTTACTGCTGGTAAACTGGCGCAAGGACAGGGGTGGCTAGACATCGATACTGGTGCTTATCATCCCCGGAGTGGCTGGTTGACTGGATTTGATGCCACAAATAACCTGGTTTATCAAGCTAACGTTTTTAGCGATCGCATCCGCACTCTGCCCAAAGATGAAGCAGTCATCGACATTGATCCCACCCAAGTTAAGATTAATCGCCGCCACAAGCAGCGAGCATAA
- a CDS encoding M48 family metallopeptidase: protein MNNWKSYLTNYRLWRRRWFYPLISAVVALSLCLSTPLQARAIDIWQIIRKGAEIAPQVSQIIQLSNLSMSDEVGIGKQMNQELLGDGVRINRNTEINRYVEQIGRRLVANSSRPNLPYTFQVVDDDAVNAFATLGGFVYVNTGLMKTADNEAELASVLAHEMGHIEGKHLIEQIRQKSIASGVATVTGLNRNQVVGIGVDLALNRPRSRQDEFDADKRGLTALTRSGYAQSGMVSFMTKLLSKGSGPSFLSTHPATGDRIKALKNQIKAKPSNGGYGLDNTAYQANVRRFVQ, encoded by the coding sequence ATGAACAATTGGAAAAGCTATTTGACAAATTACCGTTTGTGGCGTCGTCGCTGGTTTTATCCATTAATTTCGGCAGTCGTCGCCCTGAGTCTGTGCCTGAGTACACCCCTTCAGGCAAGGGCTATAGACATCTGGCAGATTATACGCAAGGGAGCAGAGATAGCTCCACAAGTATCGCAGATAATTCAACTGTCTAATTTATCGATGAGCGATGAAGTTGGAATTGGCAAACAGATGAATCAGGAATTGCTTGGCGACGGTGTGCGAATTAACCGCAATACCGAGATAAATCGCTATGTTGAGCAAATTGGGCGGCGTTTAGTAGCTAATAGCAGTCGCCCCAATCTCCCCTATACCTTCCAGGTAGTTGATGATGATGCTGTTAACGCTTTTGCCACTCTGGGAGGCTTTGTTTATGTCAACACGGGTTTGATGAAGACCGCAGACAATGAAGCAGAACTAGCTAGTGTACTCGCCCATGAAATGGGTCATATTGAGGGAAAACACTTAATAGAACAGATACGGCAAAAATCCATCGCTAGTGGTGTAGCCACAGTAACAGGTTTAAATCGGAATCAAGTAGTAGGTATTGGTGTAGACCTAGCGCTCAACCGTCCCCGCAGTCGTCAAGATGAATTTGATGCTGATAAAAGAGGTTTAACCGCTTTGACACGCTCTGGTTATGCCCAATCTGGAATGGTTTCGTTTATGACAAAGCTGCTCAGTAAGGGTTCTGGCCCCTCATTTTTGAGTACCCACCCTGCAACTGGCGATCGCATTAAAGCCCTCAAAAATCAGATTAAAGCCAAGCCTAGCAATGGGGGTTATGGGTTGGATAATACTGCTTATCAAGCTAACGTCCGCAGATTTGTGCAGTAA
- a CDS encoding DUF4330 domain-containing protein: MAILDSKGRLFGKINFLDLGAALVILLVIFGIFLFPGTSGSVAQIGEEKVPIEVDLVVRGLNVRDPEQLFKNGLTKGGKTNVIIRNQPHGQIEIKSIKQLPRTINVTQPDGTVKELPDPKTNNFSTDLLLTLDGKARKTDNGLVLGNSKVKIGMPFELEGFNYSFNATVIDVREKNK, from the coding sequence ATGGCTATTTTAGATTCCAAAGGTCGCTTGTTTGGCAAAATTAACTTTCTCGATTTAGGTGCTGCCCTAGTAATTCTGCTAGTTATATTTGGCATTTTTCTCTTTCCGGGAACTTCCGGTTCAGTTGCCCAAATCGGTGAGGAAAAAGTACCTATTGAAGTAGATTTAGTAGTTCGTGGTTTGAATGTGCGTGACCCTGAGCAGTTATTCAAAAACGGATTAACAAAAGGCGGGAAAACTAATGTAATTATCCGCAATCAACCCCACGGGCAGATTGAAATTAAATCTATTAAACAGCTACCAAGAACAATAAATGTTACCCAACCTGATGGGACTGTTAAAGAATTGCCAGATCCCAAAACAAACAATTTTAGTACAGATTTACTTTTGACTTTAGACGGTAAAGCCCGAAAAACAGACAATGGATTAGTTCTTGGTAACAGTAAAGTAAAAATTGGTATGCCTTTTGAATTAGAAGGCTTCAATTACAGCTTTAACGCCACTGTTATCGATGTCAGAGAGAAAAACAAATAA